One Dethiosulfovibrio faecalis genomic window, CCAGCCGAAGCCTTCAAATATATACCTTCGTCCCACTTGCATGTGTTAAGCACGCCGCCAGCGTTCGTCCTGAGCCAGGATCAAACTCTCCATAAAATTTTTCGAGTTACGCTAGTTCGTCTCATGCGCTGTATTCTCTTTTCAAGTTTCGTGCCGCCCTGCGGCGACCGAAGTACTATAACATCTCACTCGATATCCTGCAACCCCTCGACGAGTTTTTTCGTGTTTCCCCCTTTTCGAACGGATTTCCTATGAAGACATGAGAAGGTAGGTGTTATAATCCAATGGTATCGATAATCTCGACGAAAAAACCACTCAAGGAGTGTGATCCATGTTACGCAAAAAAACTAAAAATCGGAAGGCCCCCTCTTCTATTTGGCGAATTCTGGGGACCTTTTTCTTTTTGTCTTTGACGGTAATAGTCGCGTTAAGTGCTATCGGAACTGCTGTCATCGTGTCGAAGCTGGCCCAGGGTTTGCCCTCCGACGACGAGATACTTTCCTATAAAGCCAACGAGGCCAGCGTCGTGTACGATAGAAACGGCAAGGTGATAACGAAACTATTTCTGGAAAACAGGCGACCGGTCGAGTTGAAGGACATCTCCAGATGGATGGTGATGTCCACTTTAGCGGCGGAAGACTCCTCCTTTTATTCCCACCACGGGATAAGACCTCTGGCGATTCTGCGATCGATCTTTTCAGGCGAAGGCGGACACGGCGCAAGTACGATAACACAGCAGCTGGCCAGGAATTTATTCCTCACATTGGATCAGACGATGCAGAGAAAGGGAAGAGAGGCGATTCTATCGCTTCGCATAGAACAACTGTACAGCAAAGATAAGATACTTGAGACCTATCTAAACGCCATCTACTTCGGACACGGAGCTTGGGGAGTTGGGGCCGCAGCTCAGGCATACTTCGGAAAAACGCCGTCGAATCTTACCTTGGCTGAGGCATCTGTTCTCTCAGGTCTTATAGCGGCACCGGAGAGATATTCTCCGATAAAGAATCTAAAAAAGTCAAAAGTCCGTCAAAGATACGTCCTTCAAAGACTGACTACTTTGGGGTGGATAACGGAAGAACAGAAAGAAAGAGCCTTATCGGAAAAATTGACTTTTAACAACACCACCGTAAAAAACGTTCTTAACGTCAACAAAGCTCCTTATTTCGTGAGTCATATACTCTTCAAGAGACTTTTGCCTAAATATGGAAGAGATAGGGTCTACTCTTCAGGTCTAAAGATATATACCACCATCGACCTGGATCTACAGATAGCGGCGGAAGAGGCCATCCAAGAGCTTAAGTCCGAGGGAGCCATAGTAGCAATAGATCCTGAGACAGGAGAGATATTGGCTCTGGTCGGGGGGAAGGATTTCGAGATCAGCAAATTCAACAGGGCCACTCAGGCCTATCGCCAGCCCGGCTCGGCCTTTAAACCGATTCTCTACACCGCGGCGCTGGAAAGCGGCTATATGCCCACGGATCATATATTGGACAAACCCATCTCCTATGAAATAAAGGAGAGCGTCGACAAGATTTGGACTCCCGGCAACTACAGCAAAAAATTCGCAGGGGAAGAACCGTTGTTCGAGGCCCTTACCCATTCTCACAACACACCCGCAGTTAGGCTTACCGATCTTACCGGTGTAGACGCGGTGATGTCCATGTCCAGAAGGATGGGTATAACATCGCCACACCTATCTCCCGCTTTATCGATCGGACTAGGTACTGCCAGCGTGACCCCTCTGGAGATGGCATCGGTTTACTGCGTCTACGCAAATAACGGCAAAAGAGTCACCCCCTACTCTATAAGAGAGATACGGGATAACAACGATAAAACACTCGAAAACCACACTCCGAGACTCGAAAAGGCCATAGAGTCCTCCACCGCCATAGTGATGAGATCTATGCTGATAGACGTAGTCAAGGCCGGAACGGGACGCAGAGCGGCCCTACCGGGATACGAGGTCTTCGGAAAAACGGGAACGACGAACGAGTATAGCGATGCGTGGTTCGCTGGCGGTCTCCCCGGATTGGTCTCCGTCGTGTATGCAGGCAACGACGATCATAGACCTCTAGGAAGGGCCGCCACGGGAGGGAGAATAGCTCTCCCCGTTTGGAAAAATTTCATGGAAAAAGCCGTTACCATGAGGACCTATCCGAGCACTTTCGACGTGCCAGAAGATTCTCCGGTGGTCAAGGTCAGGATTTGCCGCAAATCCGGCTACATAGCTTC contains:
- a CDS encoding penicillin-binding protein 1A, with protein sequence MLRKKTKNRKAPSSIWRILGTFFFLSLTVIVALSAIGTAVIVSKLAQGLPSDDEILSYKANEASVVYDRNGKVITKLFLENRRPVELKDISRWMVMSTLAAEDSSFYSHHGIRPLAILRSIFSGEGGHGASTITQQLARNLFLTLDQTMQRKGREAILSLRIEQLYSKDKILETYLNAIYFGHGAWGVGAAAQAYFGKTPSNLTLAEASVLSGLIAAPERYSPIKNLKKSKVRQRYVLQRLTTLGWITEEQKERALSEKLTFNNTTVKNVLNVNKAPYFVSHILFKRLLPKYGRDRVYSSGLKIYTTIDLDLQIAAEEAIQELKSEGAIVAIDPETGEILALVGGKDFEISKFNRATQAYRQPGSAFKPILYTAALESGYMPTDHILDKPISYEIKESVDKIWTPGNYSKKFAGEEPLFEALTHSHNTPAVRLTDLTGVDAVMSMSRRMGITSPHLSPALSIGLGTASVTPLEMASVYCVYANNGKRVTPYSIREIRDNNDKTLENHTPRLEKAIESSTAIVMRSMLIDVVKAGTGRRAALPGYEVFGKTGTTNEYSDAWFAGGLPGLVSVVYAGNDDHRPLGRAATGGRIALPVWKNFMEKAVTMRTYPSTFDVPEDSPVVKVRICRKSGYIASEGCSSAELYLPEDRAPKAICPLHGGSPMMAMEDPNAPRLLLLPQDRSFQLGEMTVPSEVAPSTIPPSIPAHVPQGIAPATDPYADERETPATVEDKYQQLLKQYGLSD